The following coding sequences lie in one Benincasa hispida cultivar B227 chromosome 6, ASM972705v1, whole genome shotgun sequence genomic window:
- the LOC120079930 gene encoding protein HESO1: MNGYLLDRVMKDVLRVVEPLQDDWAARFQVINELRDVVQSIESLRGATIEPFGSFVSNLFSRWGDLDLSVQLHNGSYISTAGKKHKQSLLKDIQKALRKKGGWYKLQLIPHARVPILKIEHIQHKISCDISIDNLVGQMKSKILLWLNDIDGRFHDMVLLVKEWAKAHDINNSKQGTFNSYSLSLLVIFHFQTCSPAILPPLKDIYPGNVADNLKGVRAEVESKIARTCATNIARFKSRTINRSSLSELFVSFLVKFSDISSKASELGICPYTGQWLEIESNMRWLPKTYAIFVEDPFEQPENTARAINARQLARISEAFWMTHLRLTSVHQNQSLILNDLARPQISQFIINPSGSSSAPAFNIGNHPPIRPQVHQASVTQPRPWIQHQFQNNVPRFNMGNFPHISPQAPHTGTTQSRPPVKHKTPKTKRTVSNPNGLKAGEPSNPSKIYNGQGQQKWRPRS, translated from the exons ATGAATGGTTACTTACTGGATCGTGTCATGAAGGATGTACTTCGTGTGGTTGAACCGTTGCAAGATGATTGGGCAGCACGATTTCAAGTCATCAATGAGTTGCGGGATGTTGTGCAATCTATTGAAAGTCTTCGAG GTGCAACAATTGAGCCATTTGGATCCTTTGTATCTAACCTGTTTTCGCGGTGGGGAGACTTGGATCTCTCTGTTCAATTGCACAATGGTTCTTATATTTCAACTGCTGGGAAGAAGCATAAGCAGAGTTTGCTGAAAGATATCCAAAAAGCATTGAGGAAAAAAG GTGGATGGTACAAGCTACAATTAATTCCTCATGCTAGAGTACCTATTTTGAAGATCGAACATATTCAGCACAAGATTTCCTGTGATATTTCCATTGATAATCTTGTGGGCCAAATGaagtctaaaattttgttgtgGCTTAATGATATAGATGGGCGCTTCCATGATATGGTTTTGCTT GTCAAAGAATGGGCAAAAGCACATGACATCAACAATTCAAAACAGGGAACTTTCAATTCATACTCTCTCAGTTTACTTGTGATATTTCATTTTCAG ACATGCTCACCAGCCATCTTACCTCCACTTAAAGACATATACCCAGGAAATGTTGCCGATAATCTCAAAG GTGTGAGGGCTGAGGTCGAGAGCAAAATTGCAAGGACATGTGCTACCAACATAGCCAGGTTCAAATCGAGAACCATCAACAGAAGTTCGTTGTCCGAACTTTTTGTTTCATTCCTTGTAAAG TTTTCAGATATAAGTTCAAAAGCATCAGAACTGGGAATTTGTCCATACACAGGTCAATGGTTGGAAATAGAAAGCAATATGAGATGGTTACCAAAAACATATGCAATATTT GTTGAAGATCCATTTGAGCAACCAGAAAATACAGCCAGGGCTATTAACGCGAGGCAATTGGCGAGGATTTCTGAAGCATTTTGGATGACTCATTTGAGGCTCACCTCAGTTCATCAGAATCAAAGTTTAATCCTAAATGATTTAGCCCGACCTCAAATATCGCAATTTATCATTAACCCATCTGGATCTTCTAGTGCCCCAGCATTTAATATAGGAAATCACCCCCCAATTCGTCCACAGGTTCACCAAGCCAGTGTTACGCAGCCCCGTCCATGGATTCAACATCAGTTCCAGAACAATGTTCCCAGGTTCAATATGGGAAACTTCCCCCATATCAGTCCACAGGCTCCTCACACTGGAACTACGCAGTCTCGCCCACCTGTTAAACACAAAACACCGAAAACAAAACGTACGGTAAGTAATCCTAATGGTTTGAAAGCCGGGGAGCCCTCAAATCCCTCAAAGATTTATAATGGTCAAGGCCAGCAAAAGTGGAGACCAAGATCTTAG
- the LOC120080078 gene encoding probable methyltransferase PMT11 translates to MKPFSICDSLKNPSFFKISAFFLISLTFFYLGKHWSDGYPQLVFFTETRYSPPSVSISPNHDNPFNVSSLIEQNLTREAPEKPISSASAPAPAPPLSPIPTSTPPPPPPSPPPPSDSVQRFGIVTENGTMADEFEVGDLDPEFTENWGNEIETGTDESGSVKIRIKKFALCPQSMREYIPCLDNVAAIKKLESTEKGEKFERHCPDVGGGLNCLVPAPKGYKIPIPWPRSRDEVWFNNVPHTRLVEDKGGQNWISRDKDKFKFPGGGTQFIHGANEYLDHISKIVPDVAFGSHTRVVLDIGCGVASFGAYLLSRNVVTMSIAPKDVHENQIQFALERGVPAMVAAFSTHRLLYPSQAFELIHCSRCRINWTRDDGVLLLEVDRMLRAGGYFAWAAQPVYKHEEALEQQWEEMINLTTRLCWKFVKKDGYIAIWQKPMDNSCYLSRDSEVKPPLCDVNDDPDKVWYVELKPCITRLPENGFGRNVTKWPARLHTPPDRLQSIQYDAYISRNELFTAESKYWNEIIGSYVRALHWKKIRLRNVMDMRAGFGGFAAALVDHKLDSWVMNVVPVSGPNTLPIIYDRGLLGVLHDWCEPFDTYPRTYDLLHAAGLFSSEVKRCSMPTIMLEMDRILRPGGRVYIRDTVAVMDELQAIGKAMGWRVTLRDTSEGPHASYRILIGEKRLLRA, encoded by the exons ATGAAACCTTTCTCTATTTGCGATTCACTGAAGAACCCATCTTTCTTCAAGATCTCTGCCTTCTTTCTGATCTCCCTCACCTTCTTTTACCTGGGTAAGCATTGGTCTGATGGGTACCCACAGCTCGTCTTCTTCACTGAAACTCGATATTCCCCTCCTTCAGTGTCAATCTCGCCTAATCACGACAACCCCTTCAATGTTTCTTCTCTGATCGAGCAGAATCTAACGCGTGAAGCTCCGGAAAAACCCATTTCTTCCGCCTCCGCCCCGGCTCCAGCCCCGCCCCTATCTCCGATTCCCACTTCAACTCCCCCTCCTCCTCCTCCATCGCCGCCTCCGCCTTCTGATTCAGTGCAGAGATTCGGGATCGTGACGGAGAATGGAACGATGGCTGACGAGTTCGAGGTGGGGGATTTGGATCCTGAGTTTACGGAGAATTGGGGGAATGAGATAGAAACTGGGACGGATGAGAGTGGCTCTGTCAAGATTAGGATCAAGAAGTTTGCTCTTTGCCCACAGAGCATGAGGGAATACATACCTTGCTTGGATAATGTGGCTGCCATTAAGAAGCTAGAGTCAACGGAAAAAGGGGAAAAGTTCGAGCGGCATTGCCCTGATGTTGGTGGGGGATTGAACTGCTTAGTTCCAGCACCGAAAGGATACAAGATACCTATTCCCTGGCCAAGGAGCCGTGATGAG GTGTGGTTCAACAATGTTCCTCATACCCGTTTAGTTGAAGATAAAGGGGGTCAAAACTGGATTTCCCGGGACaaagataaatttaaatttcctGGAGGTGGTACACAATTCATTCATGGGGCAAATGAATACTTGGATCATATCTCTAAG ATTGTTCCTGATGTTGCTTTTGGTAGTCATACACGAGTAGTTTTGGATATTGGATGCGGTGTTGCAAGTTTTGGTGCCTACCTGCTGTCACGGAATGTGGTAACGATGTCCATTGCTCCTAAAGATGTTCATGAGAACCAGATTCAGTTTGCTCTTGAGCGTGGTGTTCCTGCAATGGTTGCAGCATTTTCTACTCATCGTTTGTTGTATCCAAGTCAAGCTTTTGAATTGatacattgttcaagatgtagAATTAATTGGACTCGTGATG ATGGAGTTCTGTTGCTGGAGGTTGACAGAATGCTAAGGGCTGGAGGATACTTTGCTTGGGCAGCACAACCTGTTTACAAGCATGAAGAAGCCTTGGAGCAGCAGTGGGAAG AGATGATTAACCTTACCACTCGTCTCTGTTGGAAGTTTGTGAAAAAGGATGGGTATATAGCAATATGGCAAAAGCCAATGGATAATAGCTGCTATCTTAGCCGTGATTCAGAAGTTAAGCCTCCACTTTGTGATGTGAACGATGATCCAGATAAAGTTTG GTATGTCGAGCTGAAGCCTTGCATTACTCGGCTGCCAGAAAATGGTTTTGGCAGAAATGTGACAAAATGGCCTGCACGTTTGCATACTCCTCCAGATAGGCTCCAAAGCATTCAATATGATGCCTATATTTCTAGAAATGAGCTCTTCACGGCAGAATCTAAATATTGGAATGAAATTATAGGAAGCTATGTGCGTGCATTACATTGGAAGAAGATAAGACTAAGGAATGTAATGGACATGAGAGCTGGATTTGGAGG CTTTGCTGCAGCATTAGTTGATCATAAATTGGATTCGTGGGTGATGAATGTCGTCCCTGTGAGTGGACCGAACACCTTACCCATCATATATGATCGTGGGCTTCTTGGAGTTCTTCACGATTG GTGTGAACCTTTCGATACATACCCAAGAACATACGATCTATTGCATGCAGCTGGTCTTTTTTCATCCGAGGTGAAAAG ATGCAGTATGCCGACAATCATGCTCGAGATGGATCGGATCTTAAGGCCTGGGGGCCGTGTGTATATTCGTGATACTGTTGCTGTCATGGATGAGCTTCAAGCCATTGGAAAGGCGATGGGTTGGCGTGTTACCCTTCGTGATACATCCGAAGGACCCCATGCAAGCTATAGAATACTGATTGGTGAAAAACGCCTTTTGCGTGCGTGA